Proteins found in one Clostridia bacterium genomic segment:
- a CDS encoding GNAT family N-acetyltransferase — MEIVLRRVRHDDMPTIVRISSDIWDGSDYVPAIAQDWINDEKGIFIAAEVEGLLRGFGKLTLQGPDCGWCEGLRVDSHFRGKGTARAIAIALIETARSAGLRTLRFATSVDNIESIHLNESLGFRRISGFRYLSIEGLREMEEAQARAASLAGGVQAVQVSARREADCAALIARIAGSSFVAKAGAMLPWGFMFEPATRGSISTSIAEGALFAAGGDRAHPEALLLLQPSHEAPRNDPNPTQLCIRFMEGSGCAGLAALSAGIRHAMEHGARGIEASVPVDPELMRLLHEGGFKDWWEELAPSAPTVLLYDYPQEMLRNESGSDAPVVQTSCM; from the coding sequence ATGGAGATTGTGCTCAGACGAGTTCGACACGATGACATGCCTACAATTGTGCGAATCAGCTCTGACATATGGGATGGCAGCGACTACGTTCCAGCAATAGCCCAGGACTGGATAAACGATGAGAAAGGGATATTCATCGCAGCCGAGGTTGAAGGATTGCTGCGTGGATTCGGCAAGCTCACCCTCCAGGGACCCGATTGCGGCTGGTGTGAAGGGCTGAGAGTCGATTCCCACTTCCGAGGAAAGGGCACGGCTAGGGCAATTGCCATCGCCCTGATTGAAACGGCCAGGTCAGCAGGGCTGCGCACTCTGCGATTCGCAACATCTGTTGACAATATCGAGAGCATTCACCTCAATGAGAGTCTGGGTTTCCGCCGAATCAGCGGCTTCCGCTACCTGAGCATAGAAGGCCTCCGCGAGATGGAGGAAGCGCAGGCCAGAGCGGCCAGCCTCGCCGGCGGCGTCCAGGCCGTTCAAGTGAGCGCGCGCCGGGAGGCGGATTGCGCCGCACTGATTGCGCGCATCGCCGGATCCAGTTTCGTGGCGAAGGCCGGCGCCATGCTGCCCTGGGGTTTCATGTTCGAGCCTGCGACTCGCGGGAGCATCTCGACGTCGATAGCAGAAGGCGCGCTCTTCGCCGCGGGAGGCGACCGCGCGCATCCGGAAGCCCTCCTGCTGCTTCAGCCCAGCCACGAGGCTCCGCGAAATGATCCGAACCCGACCCAGCTATGCATTAGGTTCATGGAGGGTTCAGGATGTGCAGGCCTCGCTGCGCTATCCGCAGGTATTCGGCACGCGATGGAGCATGGCGCAAGGGGGATAGAGGCAAGTGTGCCCGTGGATCCCGAACTAATGAGGTTGCTTCATGAGGGTGGCTTCAAGGACTGGTGGGAGGAACTCGCCCCGTCGGCGCCAACAGTGCTCCTGTATGACTACCCCCAGGAGATGCTGAGAAATGAATCAGGGAGTGACGCGCCTGTTGTTCAAACTAGTTGCATGTGA